GACATTTCCCCCCCTGCATGATGCTGAATGGAAAAGAAAATCGGTACATTTCGTCGGTTTAAGCGATCACACTAAAACGTTCTTCATGAAATGAATAAGATGCTGTTCACGCTTAGTATGAGCCTCGTGAGTCAGATGGCCGTGGCGCAGATTTCCAATGACAACAGTTTATCGGTACAGGTAGACGGGAAAGAGTTTAAAACGGCTCCGCGCCGCATTCGAATCGGCAATGCATGGTACATTACTGCCAATGCCGTTAACCCCGACAAATCGTTGCGCTTTTGGTTTGCCACTTGGAACCATACCGATACCCCCGAAGTGGGTTTGTACAAGATCGTAGACGAAGAATTTAACGGAGAAAAAACACTCGCCCCCATCATTTCGGAAGGGAAATACAAAGGAGTGGCCTACGTTAAATACGTGGAAGAAACCCGCTCACCGCGCATGGAATACCACGTGGGGAAATCTCGGCGGGAAAACGGCGGAGAGATCGAGGTCATCAAAGCCGCCGACGGATTTTTGGAAGGCAAATTTTCCTGTACCCTCGACGGCACCCATTTTAAAGAAAAAACCTCGGCAACGGCCTTGGGAGGATTGGGCCGCCTGAAAGGAAAACTGGAAGATAAAGTATTTACCGGCGCCACGGGTTACGATTCCGACATCGACCCCGAAGGCAGGGGCTATAAAAAGCAGGATACGAAAGACGAAATTGTCTTATCGGGCGGGGTGTTTAAGCTGAAGTTTGAGAAATAGTTATCAATGAATGACGAATGAGCGAATGACGATTTACGAATAGTATAAATTCGTACTTCTCCATTCTATTATTCGTCATTCAAATCATCTCAATAACAGCTTACATCAACAAAAGCCCTGCAATGATTGCACCTGTCACGGGCCCTGCGACAGGCACCCACGCATATTTCCAATCGGAATCGCCTTTGCCAACGATGGGCAAAAGAGCATGAGCTAAGCGAGGGCCTAAATCACGGGCAGGATTGATGGCATAACCGGTTGTCCCTCCCAAAGAAAGTCCGATGGCCCACACCAAAATGCCGACGGCAAAGGGTCCCAAGCCCGTTGTAACAGCTCCGATTCCTTTGATACCGACCAACAATACGATAGTGCCGATCACTTCACTGAAAAAATTGGAGCCCGAGGCCCGAATGGCGGGGTCGGTGGCAAAAGTAGCCAACTTTGCTCCTTTGTCTTCAGTTTTGGCATAATGCGGCAAATGATACAGCCATACCAACGTACCTCCCAAAAACGCACCGATCATCTGGGCGCT
Above is a window of Runella slithyformis DSM 19594 DNA encoding:
- a CDS encoding MIP/aquaporin family protein, with the protein product MNPSPFLGELLGTLVLILLGNGVVANVVLKDTKGHNGGWIVITAGWAFAVTMGVFVSKAFGGYDAHLNPAVTIGFAVAQNEYGKVVDYISAQMIGAFLGGTLVWLYHLPHYAKTEDKGAKLATFATDPAIRASGSNFFSEVIGTIVLLVGIKGIGAVTTGLGPFAVGILVWAIGLSLGGTTGYAINPARDLGPRLAHALLPIVGKGDSDWKYAWVPVAGPVTGAIIAGLLLM